Proteins found in one Helicobacter sp. NHP19-003 genomic segment:
- a CDS encoding methyl-accepting chemotaxis protein, translated as MFKSLQTRALTYLVILLSLFALLVFMLIQRDYANLAETQGKAVAKSINASIINTIVQAITVGTTKAIYKAIDDSNKLPGVKMKFYPGQGDIKLFGLNTEFTNDPRIRNYFNNPKTPQEVVVEGKGNGRHVLVLQPLVGDASCVKCHVNNKPGDMIGVMEVKLSLKESFNNAHIFSIKTLSWMVCISIFIIILLLFVVQKKVTKPLNHLRNTAKDLVSSKEADLTRRLNIVGGDEIAAVSSHIDQFIAKIAEIVKIGKGIVEDNNQVGQALKESTDRLKVAGQKELDSVENLKHINQEAGESLRLAQNNLSETIANLDATDIILNEFITKIQNSVDLILVSVQTQQEIAADSAELVKHAAEIKNILSIIDSIANQTNLLALNAAIEAARAGEHGRGFAVVADEVRNLAEKTQKSLGEITAMVNMVTQSIENMGDRVQNGAAQSQEVSEKTSLLITDAQNAKDNLSQTKAKSQNTVEQNKVVVAKMDELNQVITEFIQIFAGVKEVRKNLENHSTQIVEKNQELDIEFKKFKV; from the coding sequence CGTGGCTAAAAGCATCAACGCCTCCATCATCAATACCATCGTACAAGCCATCACAGTGGGGACAACCAAAGCCATTTACAAAGCCATAGATGATAGCAACAAACTCCCGGGTGTGAAAATGAAGTTTTACCCCGGACAGGGCGACATCAAACTTTTTGGCCTCAATACAGAGTTCACCAACGATCCGCGCATCCGCAATTACTTCAACAACCCCAAAACCCCTCAAGAAGTGGTGGTGGAGGGCAAAGGCAATGGGCGACATGTATTGGTGTTACAGCCCCTAGTGGGCGATGCATCTTGTGTGAAGTGCCATGTCAACAACAAACCCGGAGACATGATCGGGGTGATGGAAGTCAAATTGTCCTTAAAAGAGTCTTTCAACAACGCCCACATCTTCAGCATAAAAACCCTTTCGTGGATGGTCTGTATTTCTATATTTATTATTATTTTACTTTTGTTTGTGGTGCAAAAAAAGGTTACCAAACCTTTAAACCACCTAAGAAACACCGCAAAGGATTTAGTGTCCTCTAAAGAGGCGGATTTAACGCGCCGTTTAAACATTGTTGGTGGCGATGAAATCGCTGCGGTTTCCTCCCATATAGACCAGTTCATCGCCAAAATAGCCGAAATCGTCAAAATCGGCAAGGGCATTGTGGAAGACAACAACCAGGTGGGGCAGGCCCTAAAAGAATCTACGGATAGGTTGAAAGTTGCTGGGCAAAAAGAATTAGATTCTGTGGAGAACTTAAAACACATCAACCAAGAAGCTGGAGAAAGTTTGCGTTTGGCGCAAAATAACCTCAGCGAAACGATCGCAAATTTGGATGCGACCGACATCATTTTAAACGAGTTCATCACAAAAATCCAAAACTCTGTGGATTTGATTTTGGTGTCCGTGCAAACCCAACAAGAGATCGCAGCGGATTCGGCCGAGTTGGTCAAGCACGCTGCCGAGATTAAAAACATCTTATCCATCATTGATAGCATCGCAAACCAAACGAATTTACTCGCCCTCAATGCGGCGATTGAAGCAGCCAGAGCGGGCGAGCACGGACGGGGCTTTGCTGTGGTGGCCGATGAAGTGAGAAACCTTGCTGAAAAAACGCAAAAGTCTTTGGGTGAGATCACGGCAATGGTGAACATGGTGACTCAAAGCATTGAAAACATGGGCGATCGGGTGCAAAATGGGGCGGCACAATCCCAAGAGGTGTCGGAGAAAACCTCGCTGCTCATCACGGATGCGCAAAACGCTAAGGACAATTTGAGCCAAACCAAAGCGAAGTCCCAAAACACCGTGGAGCAAAACAAAGTCGTGGTGGCAAAAATGGACGAGCTCAATCAGGTCATCACCGAATTCATCCAAATCTTTGCTGGGGTGAAAGAAGTGCGTAAGAATTTAGAAAACCACAGCACCCAAATTGTGGAGAAAAACCAAGAATTAGACATAGAGTTCAAGAAGTTTAAGGTCTAA
- a CDS encoding ComF family protein, giving the protein MRCFSCGVWSFKPLCKHCYTELSPRLQTHRLAKTPVLSFYVYEDIELLLKSKYTLIGSRLLPLLALRLKHLLEPLLATPLHALPIDDHIKRGYSHTAAIARALCAHSPCKVLYNRLRATKDITYAGQSLEFRKQNPKGFVFRGDPSLAYFLVDDVLTTGTTLCQAIQTLRGAGAKVAFALVLAKVQSLSF; this is encoded by the coding sequence ATGCGCTGTTTTAGCTGTGGGGTGTGGAGCTTCAAGCCTCTTTGCAAGCACTGTTACACCGAGCTATCTCCACGCCTCCAAACCCACAGGCTAGCTAAAACCCCTGTCCTTAGCTTTTATGTCTACGAAGACATTGAATTGTTGTTAAAAAGCAAATACACCTTGATCGGCAGCCGCCTCTTGCCCCTCTTAGCCTTGCGTCTAAAACACTTATTAGAGCCCCTCTTAGCCACCCCCCTTCATGCGCTGCCCATTGATGACCACATTAAAAGGGGTTATTCGCACACCGCCGCCATCGCCCGCGCGCTTTGTGCCCACAGCCCCTGCAAGGTGCTTTACAATAGATTACGCGCCACAAAAGACATCACCTACGCCGGGCAGAGCTTAGAGTTTCGCAAGCAAAACCCTAAGGGCTTTGTCTTTAGGGGCGATCCGAGTTTGGCTTATTTTTTAGTGGATGATGTGCTCACCACAGGCACGACCCTATGCCAAGCGATCCAAACCCTCAGGGGGGCTGGGGCTAAAGTGGCGTTTGCGCTTGTGCTTGCCAAAGTCCAATCTTTAAGCTTCTAA
- a CDS encoding response regulator, with the protein MNKVGSVLIIEDEVHLAQSIHSALSSAGYQCQSATSIFHPFKEDYDVILLSSKACVDRCELFVRKNARAVIIVMSPFVSEDGVNRPLKAGAKDYILKPFKMEELLRKITYHRSYQKAIERTSVYEKYLDFSAQNCGFDMRVNHRFPLVLQSHAQIGADMFVLNYARLHDFYLEFFSLKNLEDLPKQPKHFKYPERSCITYFTHLEVLSLKERERFLSTLEAHSAIVSFVGQESLDYANLLSLESSQPAISLNLLSIQDYEKSAIQQFSASYTDTELAKRLGISRKSLWEKRRRYNLPRKGRLEA; encoded by the coding sequence ATGAATAAAGTCGGCAGTGTTTTAATCATTGAGGACGAGGTGCATTTAGCCCAAAGCATCCACTCCGCCCTAAGCAGCGCGGGCTATCAATGCCAAAGTGCCACGAGCATTTTCCACCCCTTCAAAGAGGATTATGATGTGATCTTGCTCTCCTCTAAGGCGTGCGTGGATCGCTGTGAGCTCTTTGTGCGTAAGAACGCCAGAGCGGTCATCATCGTCATGTCTCCCTTTGTGAGCGAGGATGGGGTCAACCGCCCCCTAAAAGCGGGGGCCAAAGACTACATTTTAAAGCCCTTTAAAATGGAGGAGCTTTTAAGGAAAATCACCTACCACCGCTCTTACCAAAAGGCGATCGAACGGACGAGCGTGTATGAAAAATACTTGGATTTTAGTGCCCAAAATTGCGGCTTTGACATGCGTGTCAACCACAGATTCCCTCTAGTCTTGCAAAGCCACGCGCAGATCGGAGCAGACATGTTCGTCTTAAACTACGCCCGTTTGCACGACTTTTATTTGGAGTTTTTCTCTTTAAAAAACCTAGAGGACTTGCCAAAGCAGCCCAAGCATTTTAAATACCCCGAACGCTCTTGCATCACCTACTTCACGCATTTAGAAGTGCTGAGTTTAAAGGAGAGAGAGAGGTTTTTAAGCACCCTTGAAGCCCACAGTGCCATTGTGAGCTTTGTGGGGCAAGAGAGTTTGGATTACGCTAATTTGCTCTCTTTAGAGAGTAGCCAGCCTGCCATCTCTTTGAATTTGCTCTCCATCCAAGACTACGAAAAAAGTGCCATCCAGCAATTCAGCGCGTCCTACACGGATACCGAGCTAGCCAAGAGGCTGGGCATCAGCCGCAAATCCCTTTGGGAGAAACGCCGCCGTTACAACTTGCCTAGAAAAGGGCGTTTAGAAGCTTAA
- the ispF gene encoding 2-C-methyl-D-erythritol 2,4-cyclodiphosphate synthase, which translates to MQPHQDLSLILAAAGASTRFDPRLPDYPHIKKQFWSLNGTPLVQKVYEDFRDLGLFSQIFLVVSNRFEQVYLEQLLCGEDLSVLVGGASRQESVQIALECVQTPLVVVSDIARFNVEPEFVERLLERMQGGLDCVAPAISATDTMVYYNPTAIPPYQALDRKRVLRVQTPQICRTQALRKAYSTGEFTDESSAFLGVGAHVAYIEGSSSLDKLTYAHDLPPHSVYTTTHTGLGFDVHGFEGAKVMKLGGIVIDPSDCADCGFRAHSDGDVLLHALIDALLGAIRGGDIGLYYSDKDPLFKNKDSSEMLQEIHRLAQNMGHCVEGIDITLFADMPKINPYRALIKQNVAELLGMRVENINLKATTFEGLGFVGRKEGVGVQVLLQARTLHTIHE; encoded by the coding sequence TTGCAGCCACACCAAGATCTTTCGCTCATTTTAGCCGCAGCAGGGGCGAGCACCCGCTTTGATCCCCGTTTACCCGATTACCCCCACATTAAAAAGCAATTTTGGTCCTTAAACGGCACGCCTTTGGTGCAAAAAGTCTATGAAGATTTTAGAGATTTGGGGCTTTTTTCACAGATTTTTCTTGTGGTGTCTAACCGCTTCGAGCAAGTCTATTTAGAGCAACTCCTATGCGGTGAGGATTTAAGCGTGCTTGTGGGGGGAGCGAGTCGCCAAGAGTCGGTGCAAATCGCCCTAGAGTGTGTGCAAACCCCCTTAGTTGTCGTGAGCGACATTGCCCGTTTCAATGTAGAGCCCGAGTTTGTAGAGCGGCTCTTAGAGCGCATGCAAGGGGGGCTTGATTGTGTCGCCCCAGCTATAAGCGCAACCGACACAATGGTTTATTACAACCCCACAGCGATCCCGCCCTACCAAGCTTTAGATCGCAAGCGGGTTTTAAGGGTACAGACCCCCCAAATTTGCCGCACCCAAGCTCTAAGAAAGGCCTACAGCACAGGGGAGTTCACCGATGAGAGCAGTGCTTTTTTGGGTGTGGGTGCGCATGTGGCCTACATCGAGGGTAGCTCCAGCTTAGATAAACTCACTTACGCCCACGACCTGCCCCCCCACAGCGTTTACACCACCACGCACACGGGGCTAGGCTTTGATGTGCATGGCTTTGAGGGGGCAAAAGTGATGAAGCTGGGGGGGATTGTGATCGACCCTAGCGATTGTGCGGATTGTGGGTTTAGGGCGCACAGCGATGGTGATGTTCTCCTACATGCGCTCATAGATGCGCTGTTAGGAGCGATTAGGGGGGGTGATATTGGGCTGTATTACAGCGACAAAGACCCCCTTTTTAAAAACAAGGATTCATCTGAAATGTTACAAGAAATTCACAGACTAGCGCAAAATATGGGGCATTGTGTGGAGGGGATAGACATCACCCTTTTTGCCGACATGCCAAAAATCAACCCCTATAGGGCATTGATTAAACAAAATGTGGCAGAATTGCTCGGTATGCGAGTAGAAAACATCAACCTAAAAGCCACCACCTTTGAGGGGTTGGGCTTTGTAGGTAGAAAGGAAGGCGTGGGCGTGCAAGTCTTGCTCCAAGCCCGTACGCTACACACAATCCATGAATAA
- the thiC gene encoding phosphomethylpyrimidine synthase ThiC, translating to MPRDYVAKRTEPIKTQLHYAKKGMVTEEMHYIANIEELSPELVRKEVARGRLIIPANIRHQNLEPMGIGIALKTKINANIGSSAIIHSTQEEVEKLQIAIKYGADTVMDLSTGGDLDAIRKEIIAASSVPIGTVPMYQILHDVNNDVMQLDIGTMLKVLEKQAKQGVSYFTIHCGFLLEHMPYVSQRKMGIVSRGGSLMASWMMHYHKQNPFYEAFDEILAICQEYDVSLSLGDSLRPGCLADASDTAQFAELKVLGELAQRAYEKDVQVMIEGPGHVPLNQIERNVKLQKELCNEAPFYVLGPLVTDIAAGYDHIASAIGACLAAYKGVAMLCYVTPKEHLGLPNAKDVREGILAYKIAAHAADIARGRINARVRDDLMSDARYAFEWNKQFELALDPDRAREYHDEALPQEVFKEAEFCSMCGPKFCSYKVSQDIFKNYKGA from the coding sequence ATGCCAAGAGATTATGTAGCCAAACGCACAGAGCCCATTAAAACCCAACTGCACTACGCTAAAAAGGGCATGGTTACCGAAGAAATGCACTACATCGCCAACATTGAAGAACTAAGCCCCGAGTTGGTGCGTAAAGAGGTGGCAAGGGGGCGCTTGATCATTCCTGCCAATATCCGGCACCAAAACTTAGAGCCTATGGGGATTGGCATTGCTCTAAAAACTAAAATCAACGCCAACATCGGCAGTTCTGCCATCATCCACTCCACCCAAGAAGAAGTGGAGAAATTACAAATCGCCATCAAATACGGGGCGGACACGGTGATGGACTTATCCACTGGCGGGGATTTGGACGCAATCCGCAAAGAGATCATCGCCGCATCGAGCGTGCCTATTGGCACCGTGCCGATGTATCAAATCTTGCACGATGTCAATAACGATGTGATGCAATTAGACATAGGCACGATGTTAAAAGTGCTGGAGAAACAAGCCAAACAGGGGGTGAGCTACTTCACCATCCATTGCGGATTTTTGCTCGAGCACATGCCCTATGTCAGTCAGCGTAAAATGGGGATTGTGAGCCGTGGGGGGAGTTTGATGGCTTCTTGGATGATGCATTATCACAAACAAAACCCCTTTTACGAGGCCTTTGATGAGATTCTAGCCATTTGCCAAGAATACGATGTGTCTTTAAGTCTAGGCGATTCGCTGCGTCCCGGTTGTTTGGCCGATGCGAGCGACACCGCGCAATTTGCCGAGCTTAAAGTGCTGGGCGAATTAGCCCAAAGGGCTTATGAAAAAGATGTACAAGTGATGATTGAGGGCCCCGGGCATGTGCCCTTAAACCAAATCGAGCGCAATGTCAAATTGCAAAAAGAATTGTGTAACGAAGCTCCCTTTTATGTGCTAGGTCCTTTGGTGACAGACATTGCTGCCGGCTACGACCACATCGCCAGCGCAATCGGGGCGTGTTTAGCGGCTTATAAGGGCGTGGCGATGCTCTGTTATGTTACGCCTAAAGAGCACTTAGGCTTACCCAATGCTAAAGATGTCAGAGAGGGGATTTTAGCTTACAAGATTGCCGCCCATGCCGCCGACATCGCAAGGGGGCGGATCAACGCAAGGGTAAGAGATGACTTGATGAGCGATGCGCGCTATGCCTTTGAGTGGAACAAGCAATTTGAATTGGCCTTAGACCCCGATCGGGCAAGAGAGTACCACGACGAAGCCCTGCCCCAAGAGGTTTTTAAAGAGGCCGAGTTTTGCTCCATGTGTGGCCCTAAGTTTTGCAGCTACAAGGTGAGCCAAGACATCTTTAAAAATTACAAGGGGGCTTAG
- a CDS encoding c-type cytochrome, which produces MPRQSVFLACVFIVFLYGADKPKDGSFITILEYGKELYNNPRNISCVKCHGWKGQEQVITRFTTATDQERIFKAPPIYGLSFEQLKNALERGKSIMPRYNLTPDEIKAIYYYLRSTKQN; this is translated from the coding sequence TTGCCAAGACAAAGCGTGTTTTTAGCCTGTGTTTTCATCGTCTTCCTCTATGGAGCGGACAAGCCCAAGGATGGCAGTTTCATCACCATTTTAGAGTACGGTAAGGAGCTTTACAACAATCCGCGCAACATCAGTTGTGTAAAATGCCATGGGTGGAAGGGCCAAGAGCAAGTCATCACCCGCTTCACCACCGCCACAGACCAAGAGCGCATTTTTAAAGCCCCCCCCATCTATGGCTTGAGTTTCGAGCAACTGAAGAATGCCCTAGAAAGAGGTAAATCCATCATGCCCCGCTACAACCTCACCCCCGATGAGATCAAGGCGATTTACTACTACCTGCGCTCCACTAAACAAAACTAA
- the folD gene encoding bifunctional methylenetetrahydrofolate dehydrogenase/methenyltetrahydrofolate cyclohydrolase FolD has translation MVLLDGYTLARLKEEALRHEVQALQQTLRFCPKLVVVLVGTDNASVLYVNMKAKACARVGITCVLEHLSEHTTQEELLSLLDTHNHDTSVHGILVQLPLPKHIDTRRVIEAIDPSKDVDGFHPLNVGRVYSNSLYTGFLPATAMGVMQLLEHYHIEVKGRDVVIVGASNIIGKPLASLMLNAGASISLCHILTKDVGFYTKNADIVCIGVGQPKLLKADMVKEGAVVVDIGINKVEGKVVGDADFEGLKDKVSFITPVPRGVGPMTISCLLQNTLHAAKGCA, from the coding sequence ATGGTTTTACTAGATGGCTACACGCTGGCACGCTTAAAAGAAGAGGCTTTGCGCCACGAAGTACAGGCTTTGCAACAGACCCTGCGATTTTGCCCTAAGTTAGTGGTGGTTTTAGTGGGTACAGACAACGCAAGCGTGCTGTATGTCAATATGAAAGCCAAAGCCTGCGCTAGAGTGGGGATCACTTGTGTCTTAGAGCATTTAAGCGAGCACACCACGCAAGAAGAGCTGTTAAGCTTGCTGGACACCCACAACCACGACACAAGCGTGCATGGCATTTTGGTGCAACTGCCCCTACCCAAACACATAGACACAAGGCGGGTGATTGAGGCAATCGATCCTAGTAAAGATGTGGATGGTTTCCATCCGCTCAATGTGGGGAGGGTGTATTCTAACAGCCTTTACACGGGATTTTTGCCCGCCACGGCGATGGGAGTGATGCAGCTTTTAGAACATTACCACATTGAAGTGAAGGGTAGAGATGTGGTGATTGTGGGGGCGAGCAACATCATCGGCAAGCCCCTAGCGTCTTTGATGCTCAACGCTGGGGCGAGCATTAGTCTGTGCCACATTTTGACAAAGGATGTGGGTTTTTACACCAAGAACGCTGACATTGTGTGTATCGGCGTGGGACAGCCCAAGCTCTTAAAAGCGGACATGGTCAAAGAGGGGGCGGTGGTCGTGGATATTGGCATTAATAAGGTGGAGGGCAAGGTCGTGGGCGATGCGGACTTTGAGGGTTTAAAGGATAAAGTGAGTTTCATCACCCCCGTGCCTAGGGGTGTGGGGCCGATGACGATTTCTTGTTTGCTGCAAAACACTTTGCACGCCGCTAAGGGCTGTGCTTAA
- the lepB gene encoding signal peptidase I: MGFFQALRRFVMSWTGTIILVLLAIFFVAQAFIIPSRSMVGTLYEGDMLFVKKFSYGIPIPRLPWLDIPLFPDFKNNGHLIEGKRPQRGEVVVFIPPTNKGYYVKRLFATGGDEVIFKQDGFYLHPKESDTDPNYISKHFPKHKVQQFLGKDFVFAPYADKHLGIFYSKHNQTFPIMLALASHQIQSQMGVGMQLIDLEGENAFYSKIASDHYFMVGDNRDDSSDSRFWGSVPYSHIVGTPWFIYFSLNLSNSIEAGEKPRDKFTVRWQRMFKSVKGLEAQMTERHHLPTQED, from the coding sequence ATGGGTTTCTTTCAAGCGTTGCGCCGGTTTGTGATGAGTTGGACCGGGACAATCATTTTAGTGCTGTTGGCAATTTTCTTTGTGGCGCAAGCGTTCATCATCCCCTCCCGCTCCATGGTTGGGACACTTTATGAGGGCGACATGCTCTTTGTGAAAAAATTCAGTTACGGCATCCCCATTCCAAGATTGCCGTGGCTTGACATCCCACTCTTTCCCGACTTTAAAAATAACGGGCATTTAATCGAGGGCAAAAGACCGCAAAGGGGCGAGGTGGTGGTGTTTATCCCCCCCACTAACAAGGGTTATTATGTCAAACGACTCTTTGCGACAGGGGGCGATGAGGTCATTTTTAAACAAGATGGTTTTTACTTGCACCCCAAAGAGAGCGACACCGATCCCAATTACATTTCTAAGCATTTCCCCAAGCATAAAGTGCAACAATTCTTAGGCAAAGACTTTGTCTTTGCTCCCTATGCCGACAAACACTTGGGGATTTTCTACAGCAAACACAACCAAACTTTTCCCATCATGTTAGCCCTAGCCAGCCACCAAATACAAAGCCAAATGGGGGTGGGCATGCAACTCATTGATCTGGAGGGAGAAAACGCTTTTTATTCTAAGATTGCGTCCGACCATTATTTCATGGTGGGGGACAACCGCGATGACAGCAGCGACTCGCGTTTTTGGGGGAGTGTGCCTTATAGCCACATTGTCGGCACGCCGTGGTTCATTTACTTTAGTTTAAATTTATCCAATAGCATAGAGGCGGGCGAAAAACCTAGGGATAAATTCACCGTGCGTTGGCAGCGCATGTTCAAAAGCGTCAAGGGGCTAGAGGCGCAAATGACAGAAAGACACCATTTACCCACACAGGAGGATTAA
- the rpiB gene encoding ribose 5-phosphate isomerase B — protein sequence MHVILGCDHAGLALCAFLEEQLKASHSLEVFKPTQGERVDYPDYAALVVQALLDKPNTRGVLVCGSGIGMSIGANRFKGVRAALCTDAYMAKMARLHNNANVLCLGQNVVGFGAALDMVAVFLQTGFEGGRHVGRLEKIEALQC from the coding sequence ATGCATGTGATCTTGGGTTGCGACCATGCGGGGTTAGCATTGTGTGCTTTTTTAGAAGAACAGCTTAAAGCAAGCCACAGCCTAGAGGTGTTTAAACCCACTCAGGGGGAGCGGGTGGATTACCCCGATTACGCCGCTTTGGTGGTGCAAGCCCTGCTAGACAAGCCAAACACTAGGGGGGTTTTGGTGTGTGGGAGTGGGATTGGCATGAGCATTGGGGCTAACCGCTTTAAGGGCGTTAGGGCCGCGCTATGCACCGATGCCTACATGGCAAAAATGGCGCGCTTACACAACAATGCCAATGTTCTTTGTTTGGGGCAAAATGTCGTGGGCTTTGGGGCGGCTTTAGACATGGTGGCAGTTTTTTTACAAACCGGGTTTGAAGGCGGGCGGCATGTGGGGCGTTTAGAAAAAATTGAGGCTCTCCAGTGTTAG
- a CDS encoding adenine phosphoribosyltransferase, whose product MFSQKLKAQLREAIREVQNHPKPGVLFKDITPLINHPVLFGTLIDALKDRYKLHNIDFVVGIEARGFILGAALAYALQAGFVPIRKQGKLPYQTLSASYELEYGTDTIEIHADAFRELNDAHVVLIDDLIATGGTALASLELLEKLQAHCVEACFLISLNEFGGLEKVSEKASAFSVLEYDS is encoded by the coding sequence ATGTTTAGCCAAAAATTAAAAGCCCAACTAAGAGAAGCCATCAGGGAGGTGCAAAACCACCCAAAGCCCGGGGTTTTATTCAAAGACATCACCCCCTTAATCAACCATCCGGTGCTCTTTGGCACACTCATAGATGCGCTTAAGGACCGCTATAAACTACACAACATCGATTTTGTCGTGGGGATTGAGGCGCGGGGGTTTATTTTGGGTGCTGCCCTAGCCTATGCCCTGCAAGCGGGCTTTGTGCCGATTAGAAAACAGGGCAAACTGCCCTACCAAACTCTAAGTGCATCCTACGAGTTGGAGTATGGCACAGACACCATAGAAATCCACGCCGATGCCTTTAGGGAACTCAACGATGCGCATGTTGTACTGATCGACGACTTGATCGCCACGGGGGGGACGGCTTTAGCAAGCTTAGAACTCCTGGAGAAGTTGCAAGCACACTGTGTGGAGGCGTGCTTTTTGATCTCGTTAAATGAATTTGGGGGCTTAGAGAAGGTCTCTGAAAAAGCGAGCGCCTTTAGTGTGTTGGAGTACGATTCTTAG
- a CDS encoding DedA family protein, translating into MEAYILNLWNNYAASWGYVILFFWSILEGEIGLILAGMACYAGHMNLFLAISVAALGGFSGDQMYFYIGRTSKTYLNKKLEKQRRKLALAHLLLQKYGWFVIFIQRYMYGMRTIIPISIGLTRYSAFKFATINLLSAFVWASITILLAWCFGEQLFNLLRLIKHYPYLLILILLVSVGFVAWYFQTHTKKMDKKIQRIQ; encoded by the coding sequence ATGGAAGCCTATATTTTGAATTTGTGGAACAATTACGCCGCCAGCTGGGGCTATGTGATTCTCTTTTTTTGGAGCATTTTAGAGGGGGAGATCGGCTTGATTTTAGCGGGCATGGCCTGCTATGCAGGTCATATGAATCTCTTTTTAGCGATCAGCGTGGCCGCCCTTGGGGGCTTTAGTGGGGATCAAATGTATTTTTACATTGGGCGCACGAGCAAGACCTATTTAAACAAAAAGCTAGAAAAACAACGGCGTAAACTCGCCCTAGCGCATTTACTCTTACAAAAGTATGGTTGGTTTGTGATTTTTATCCAACGCTACATGTATGGCATGCGCACGATCATCCCCATCAGCATTGGGCTCACCCGTTACAGCGCATTTAAATTCGCTACAATCAATCTTTTAAGCGCCTTTGTGTGGGCTTCCATCACCATTTTATTGGCGTGGTGTTTTGGCGAACAACTTTTTAATTTGTTGAGGTTGATTAAGCATTATCCTTATCTACTTATACTAATATTGTTGGTGTCTGTGGGGTTTGTCGCGTGGTATTTCCAAACCCACACCAAGAAAATGGATAAAAAAATCCAAAGAATCCAATAG